Proteins encoded by one window of Branchiostoma floridae strain S238N-H82 chromosome 6, Bfl_VNyyK, whole genome shotgun sequence:
- the LOC118418658 gene encoding uncharacterized protein LOC118418658, with translation MPYNSEFSFSVLVGGHAIPEYGTGGQVFVESNLYTPASYKEKEEVVVDGQTEVNEWPVTPYTIEITTKHLAPRARYTVSVDGFVVTKIPLTGGKTRVVKGFHDNERGGLAGFVFSLPRYTKNESDGGKQSPEDVGTIRVTSNDTWQEWLHRPRPVTRGRKGTAFVPATKRDAFTVTGGQYTMVTTRMGRNIPTPGRWTSFVRRWKWATGVRRGVLEVKCRTGDAVRATGFQIKPYPVVMAANNNISPYPIVLAANNISAGISSEEKEVSAGVVLYNNNDNDNKLGGPLSASINMEEKQPGIAGVLSNNIK, from the coding sequence ATGCCGTACAACTCGGAGTTCAGCTTCAGCGTGTTGGTGGGCGGCCACGCCATTCCCGAGTACGGCACAGGCGGGCAGGTTTTCGTGGAGTCCAACTTGTACACCCCAGCGTCCTATAAGGAAAAGGAAGAAGTGGTCGTGGACGGACAGACGGAAGTGAACGAGTGGCCGGTGACTCCGTACACGATCGAGATCACGACCAAGCACCTCGCGCCACGTGCTCGCTACACCGTCAGCGTCGACGGTTTCGTGGTCACCAAGATTCCGCTCACAGGAGGGAAGACAAGGGTTGTCAAGGGGTTCCACGATAACGAGAGAGGTGGCCTGGCCGGGTTTGTCTTCTCACTGCCCAGATACACCAAGAACGAGAGTGACGGAGGAAAGCAGAGCCCGGAGGACGTGGGAACCATCAGGGTGACGAGCAACGACACCTGGCAGGAGTGGCTGCACCGACCAAGGCCCGTCACTAGGGGGCGCAAGGGCACAGCGTTTGTCCCAGCCACCAAGAGGGATGCATTCACCGTCACGGGGGGTCAGTACACCATGGTGACCACTCGGATGGGCCGGAACATTCCTACACCTGGTCGCTGGACCAGCTTCGTGCGCCGGTGGAAGTGGGCCACGGGCGTGAGGCGCGGCGTGCTGGAGGTCAAGTGTCGCACGGGGGACGCCGTCAGGGCGACGGGCTTCCAGATCAAGCCGTATCCCGTCGTCATGGCAGCAAACAACAACATCTCACCTTATCCCATCGTCTTAGCCGCAAACAACATCTCAGCAGGTATAAGCAGCGAGGAGAAGGAGGTAAGCGCGGGTGTTGtcttatacaacaacaacgacaatgACAACAAGTTGGGAGGACCCTTGTCTGCTAGCATTAACATGGAAGAGAAGCAACCAGGCATTGCAGGTGTCTTATCCAACAACatcaaatga